Part of the bacterium genome, TCTTAAATTTCTATATCTTCCAGACTGTAGATTTCTAAGTTTAAGTCCGTCTATAGAAATCCTCTTAATGTGGTAAACTCTATATCCAAGCTGAAAGAACATACGTTTTATTTCTCTTTTCTTGCCTTCAAATAATGTGAGCCTTACATGCGATATCTGCCTGGAAGTTTTTAATATCTCTGCTTTTGCAGGTTGTGTTTTTCTTCCATCTATATAAATCCCTGAAAAAATCTTTGCAACCTGTTTTGATTCGATAGCGCCTTTGACCTTCACAACATATGTTTTTGGAACATGATGTTTCGGATGTGTCAGCTTGTATGCAAAATCCCCGTCATTTGTCAGAATTATCAATCCCTCTACATCCCAGTCAAGCCTGCCAACCGTATAAAGCCGTGCAGGTATATCTTTAATAAGATCTATTGTTTTTCGCCTTCCTTTTTCATCAGAGTTGGTACAGACATACCCTGTAGGCTTATTTACCATAACATAAAATTTTTTCACCGGTTTAAGAGGTTTTCCCTTATAAGTAATCTTGTCTTTTTCCGGATCAACCCTTAGCCCCGAGATTGTGGCAACCTCGTTATTTACCTTTACAAGCCCTTCATCAATCAGTTTATCACATGCCCTTCTTGACGCAACGCCAGCATCTGCAAGAACCTTCTGCAACCTGATTTTCATAATAGCAGTAAACTAGCACATCGCTGACAGCGCTGTCAAGAAAGTGGGGTAATGTAAAATATTTTATGCAAAAGTAATTGAGATAGGAAAAAGAAAGGGCTATCCTCTCTCCTAAGAAAAAAACAGAATCCCGAGAAAGTATCGGGAAAAAGGAGAAGAGAGAATGCGCCCAGGAAAATATGATACG contains:
- a CDS encoding rRNA pseudouridine synthase, with the protein product MKIRLQKVLADAGVASRRACDKLIDEGLVKVNNEVATISGLRVDPEKDKITYKGKPLKPVKKFYVMVNKPTGYVCTNSDEKGRRKTIDLIKDIPARLYTVGRLDWDVEGLIILTNDGDFAYKLTHPKHHVPKTYVVKVKGAIESKQVAKIFSGIYIDGRKTQPAKAEILKTSRQISHVRLTLFEGKKREIKRMFFQLGYRVYHIKRISIDGLKLRNLQSGRYRNLRDYEIKRLMRL